The nucleotide sequence atcccgccctccccaaccgAAGCCGGGATCAGAGCTTCGCACATAGAGAACCACACACCCAGGCAGCCCAAACCCCAGTTTCCTGACAAAGCCACGGAAGAGGAGCCCAGGAGGCAGTGAACTGCAACCAAAGCCTAGCAAGGAGGCAGGGTTCATGGGCAAATACCGGCCTGCTTGAAGGCACCCTAGTGGGGCACTCGCATGCTTATGCCACTGGCCCGCACCCACAAGGAAGGGGTGGCAAGAGGCACACTGGCCAAGGAACCAACCACTGtcacaggggtgggggtggggttgtgcccccccaaaaaaaaccctgccaGAAAGTTGCTTGCCTACGTCtgcagcaaggccaagaggcatCGCTCTCGCTGCTCGGAGAGCCTCTCGGCGCAACACATTGCTGGCCCGTAGAGTCAGTGGAGGCAGGTCCTAAATCGTGGCATATCACAGTTACTTTTGAGTTATGTTTGAATTCATCTAGAAAGGGAAGACAAATCTGTGCCCAGCACTGGGCTGTGTTGCTCAGGAAAGCAGGCCGGCTGCCTTGGTTTTCTGCTTTtttctacacccacccacacccccatTCAACTGGGACGGGCCCAACTTGACTTCCCAAAGGGGGTCATTGCCTGGCTCACCTGAGCTCTTccatctctttcttcttcttcacctcctccttctctttccgCTTCATCTCCTGGATCTGGGCTTTCTTCTCGTTTCTCTCCTCCCGGTCGCGGGATTCCTTCTCGGCAGCCAGGTCCGGGAACCGCTCCACTTTGGTCTTCTCCAGCCGGTTCAGGATCTCGTTCACCCTCTTCTCCACCGTGACACTCTTCACCTGGGGACAGAAAAAAACGGTGATCAGCATTCGCGTAGACCTGCACCCACCTCCCCAAAATCGCTGGAGGCcaaagctgtgattcctgcactgcagtgggttggacctgatgaccctttgggtcccttccaaatcttaCAATTTCATGTTTCTGGGAAAGGCTGGCACAAGGAAGGCATCACAGTTGGGGGCACCCTGGACAGCATGAACAGCAGCTGAGTTACAGTCAAGCTGGAAGGCACAGCATCCCTGATAAACCTCATCTTTCCCACCCCCACAAAGTCAACACAGGAGGAAAAGCCCAGGGCCCTGCTCTCCTGCACATCTGTAAGGAGGGAATGAGGCCAGATACAGCTGTGGCTCCTGCCAGGACCAAGCGGAAGGTTGCCATAGTCACCCTTCCACTTCTAATTATTCAGAACTGAGGTTGTTTTGAACAGCTGTCAGACACTACTCTGCCCTTCCATCATGTCGCTAGTTCAAAACATTAAGTCAGCAACTTCCTGCCTTCATttggttaaaaatacattttttaaaaaaataatcccatGCTACAGGGCCTCCAGTATCTGATTCGATGTCATTGATGTCATTAGAAAGGTTTCTTTTTTCCAGGCTCAAGAGATTACATCACTCGCCCAGAGTAACACAGGAAGTCTGCGCAACGGCCAAAGCACACCCCCAGGAGGCCAGGCTGGCTGGCTCACCTCTTGGAGGCCATCGCCACTCCCACCTCCCCTTGCTATCCCTCAATCCTGGCCACATCGCCAGGGCTTCAAGCCCAAGCGCCCCGTGGGGAAGCCTCACacgctggagaggagagggatgAAACACATCAACAAGTCACAGGCCCATGTAAGTGTTGAAGTCAAAAAATGCACCCCTGAAATGCTCAGCTGGCTGGAGTAGCTCAGGACCTTGAAGGAGGAGAACAAAACGGGGTTTCTGATTCCCAATTATAGGCCACTGACTGTGCTTTACAGGTTCGCCTCTGGCTGATGGCTTTCCTTTGAATTCCAGGCTGaacttttcacacacaaaaagtggggagggaagtgaTGTGCTTTTAGGTTCCAGGTTTGCAAGGAAAATGCTGAACATGGGAGAAGCATGAACTTTGCAAGGTGCCTTGTAAACAAGCCAAGGCATTGGCCCATTTGGCCCAGCCTGGGAGCTCTGGCCAGAGTTTCTTCCCAATGGGCTTTGAAGGAGTAGaagacaatttcatggaggagaCGGCTATCAGTggttgctagccatgatggctatgctttgcctccacagttcgAGGCTGCTGGAAATCTCAGCAGggaagagttgctcttgtgcttcaatcctgcttgcaggcttcccaatgGGGgcatctgagaacaggatgcgggactgGATGGGCCACCAGGCTCTTTGTATTTTCCCAACCTCATTTTCTaaggtattttttttggggggggggggggtgaaccaaAAGAGTCTTGAGGCATCTTAAGGCCCAACACATAAGCACATTCCAGGGTGATGACAAGAAGCATGCAAAGCACCCAGCTCAATCCCTGTCGTCATCTCCAAGAGCCCTGCACACCCCCTCTGAAAATGAACAGGAAGCAGTGGCGACTCAGCCCCTCCCAACTAAAGGTGATGCAGGTGGGGCTTCACCGGCCTGCCCAGCAAACATTGATCTTGACCCCACCTATGCGCATCTCTGACTCAGCTTAAAAAGAGCTTCAGCACACTTTCCTAACAGTAAGGCCGCAACCAAAACAAAGCACATAAATGAAGTGAGCcgacaacactttgaattgatcTGAATgtgggaaccagcagaaggtgCCACCAGGTCAGAATCATAGAGTGCTAAACAAGTTAAGAACCTAATAAGAGCCTGCAgtatcaggccaagggcccatcttgtccagcttcctgttctcacagtggccaaccagatgcccattatgggaaacctgcaggcaAGAGCCCTCTCGCACTCCCGCAGTTTCCAGCAACGGGCATttggaagcactgctgcctcaaactgtggaggcagagcctagccattctggttagtagccatcagtagccctctccccctccaatattttgtctaatcctcttttaaagccatctaggttggttgttgttgtttagtcgttcagccatgtccgactcttcgtgaccccctggaccagagcacgccaggcactcctgtcttccactgcctcccgcagtttggtcaaactcatgctggtagctttgagaacactatccaaccatctcgtcctctgtcgtccccttctccttgtgccctccatctttcccaacatcagggtcttttccagggagtcttctcttcccatgaggtggccaaagtcttggagcctcagcttcaggatctgtccttccagtgagcactcaggctgatttccttaaggatggataggtttgatcttcttgcagtccatgggactctcaagagtctcctccagcaccagaattcaaaaatgCCTGCCTCTATCcacagttaattttttttttcaagttAACAACAAAgattgtagtttattgcaaacacaactgaactttttttaaaaaaaatttaatttttattaagaatttcaacataacaaaaacatatcatcttcaTTCCCTCccatttttcccctccccccctccccaagaaaaaccctccctccctccccccagacttccctcagctcctctctctgatttttcaacctatgttattctctgcatattatcaaATTGTAAAGAGCCTTGAATTATCTATCATGTTAACAGTATCCACAGTTATGATTaattaataatgttaataatatcCACAGTTAATTCAAAGCTACCAACATAGAaaagggaaagatggagggcacaaggagaaggggacgacaaagagtcggacatgactaaataacaacagcagAGGCAGGCGCATGCGCAcgcacacatgcacgcacacacacacacacacacacacagagtggcatACAGCCTCTGTCCGCTTCAAACCTTACTTAATCTTTGTGGCTTCTCACATGAAATCATAAACGGTTGCTGCATAACACACAGCTTGGCAGAGCAAACGCAGTTCCCCCCTGCAAACCAGCCCCCCGCCAGCAATCCACACACTGCACAGACTGTAACCTCAGTGGGTGAGGAGCCAAAGGGTGCCGTGATGCCAGAAGAATGGCAGCAGGAACTCCCACCCACTCCTTCCTCACTTTACCCATGCGGCAAACCTCCCGCTGTTTCCCTGGTGGGCCAGTGCTCTGGAGCCAGGAGGTGGGTATCTGAGAAGATGGGAGCGGGGGCAAGACACTTACGTCCTTCTGGTTGTGAAACCCGATCTGCCCCACGTCCATTTCTGCCGTCTTCTTTAAGTTGGCCCAGGAAGTGTACACAATGCTGACATTATTCGTTTTGCAGCCTAGAAGAACAAAGGGGGCCGTTCTGTTCACCAAGCTGATTCTTCTCTCCCGCACACCCACGTTCAACCCTATTTCCTAACAACTCTTTGCAAGACTCGGTAAGCCAGCATGGTGTATggtggttagtgttggactaggtcctgggagagatcagggttcgaatccccacttggccatggggctcactgggtgaccttaggggTCAGTCCCTGTCTCtcatcagcctaacctactttacaaggttgttgtgggggttaaattgAGGAAAGGGGGAGAGCCACGTGCACCACCCTGAGGAGGAAaatggtgggatagaaatgtaataaacataAACGAATAAAGAATAAGAGTCCTTTAGGTTGGCAATGTCAGCAGCTGTTCCCCAAGAGACTGGGCACCTCTACAGAAATGATATCCATCAGAGAGATACTTGTTGACTGGGCTGgcaaaggagggaagggaggacGTCTTAAGCAGCTCCTGCGATGCCTGCCCCTTGCGAGGCAACGGGTGGGAGAAGCCACGCCATCAGAGCAGCGTCAACTGGCTCCAGCTGCCCCCAAAGGCCTCATTCTCCACCCACGATTCCTCTCTGAATCCTTGCTGGTTTCTCCAGGCCAGGGCATGCTGCAGAACAGCAACACCTTACCTTGAATGCTGTTGGCTTTCACCAGGTGGGCGCAATCTATCAAAACCTCCTTTGGGATGTCCTCCATTGTCTGCCCCTGAAAGGAAGCAAGGTAGGAAGTGAGCAGCTCATGCAAAAGGCATGCTGGGAAGGAAACGGATTCTGCAGGCAGAGCCAGGGGTCCCTACAACCGAACTGCCAGCACAGGGCCATTGCAATTAGCCTGTTACCGCAAAGATAACCACCAAATTAGTTGGGAGTAGACCCATCAAAATCCAGAGATTCCAAAGGGTCTGCTCTCAGTAGAACTTAATCAGATGCAACCCAAATAGTTTTGCAGCACTTTAAAGGCTAAGAAAATCAcggaataaaactgcagagtagaTGCATCCGACACAGTCTGCAAAATCATACACCACAATCAGtggatttactgtatttttccatgtataagactatatttccccccccaaattttttaagtttaaaattggggggcgtcttatacacagaatgttgcaattaattatttcttaatttggggcttcaaaaatagggggtgtcttatccatgggggcgtcttatgcaTGGGAAAATACGGTAGCTTTCAGAGGCTACAAGATGTTGAAGAAAGTCAGTCACAGGGGCTCTTTCTTTTATGCAGAATATTTTATAGGCTTTATAATAAAATGGCCTTGATCAACTCTGACAAAACCTGCAGAGTGTTACAAGAATATGTCAGAGGACCTCTTTTAAACATGATAGTTTTCAGCAGCTGGTGCATTACCTTGGGGGAGGCTGACAGGCCCTGAGAGGAGGGGGTGATGGCTGCAGCCCCAAAGTGGACAAGgggccctccctccttccctccccaccacttGGCTGAGTAGGAACCACCACAGAAGGCAAGAAGCAGAGAAGGCTGTTTACCTTGTGCAGCCGGAGGTACACATGGGCAGAGGAGAGCTTGTCCACATGGAACCTGCACACAATACAGCACAGATTTGAGTGAGATGATTCAAGCCAAAAGAAATGTTGCCCTACGTACCGCTGCAAGAGGCTGGCCGCCACCTGGCCATCAGCATCTTAAAGCATGCATACTTGATAGCGGAGGAAGGAATTTTTATGGCTTATCACGCTCACATCTCTGCAAAAGTATGCAATGGCCTGAAGAGGAAATTGAAAGGCTGAAGGAAACAGCTGCTAAAACAGCGCCAATTCCCTCTGAGCCGAGTGCTCCCTCTAGCGATCCCAAGGCCAGCAATGCGAGATGAATGAGACCAGGCCTTCTTCACACTGCGCACAGTAAAAGCATGGAACTTGCTCACACATcacggaggaagagagggctctCGAAGGCTCGGCTCTGCCTCTGCAGTCAGATCtgcaacgcttctgaataccaactgctggaaaccacagaaggggagagttgctcttgtgctcgaatcctgcttggggttttctcattggggcatctgatcggccactgtgagaacaggatgctggactggatgggctactggcctgatccagcaagccctGCTTAGGTTCTTATGTGGAGCTTTAGAACTGGGTGAAGAACCTGAAGATGTTGTCCGACTCCCAAGTCCCACCAGCTCTGGCCAGGATGGCCgacaggaacatgggaagctgccttatagagtCTATAAGGCCATTGGTCTacccagctcagtactgtctgcattgactggaagttccccagggtttcaggaagggggCTTTCCCAGCCCTGCGTTGGAGATGCCGCTAGGGACTGAAACAGGGACCTTCCCTAGCATTATCTAAATGGTGAAGTGTTGCTCTGCTTTACAAAAACCTCTAtagccatttccccctccaagGATTAGAGCCAGTCTATGACTcatctcactggaaggacagatcccgaagctgaggctccaagactttggccacctcatgagaagagaagactccctggaaaagaccctgatgttgggaaagatggagggcacaaggagaagggctgacagaggacaagatggttggactgtgttctcgaagctaccagcatgagtctgaccaaactgcgggaggcagtggaagacaggagggcctggtgtgctctggtccagggggtcacaaagagtcggacacgactaaacaacaacaacaacaacatgactcaTCCCAGTCTGAAGCTTCAATTTACGCTATCTTCCAATGGCTAAGAATTATCAACAAACCTAGTTAGTCTGCCTTATTGCTCAACGAGACGTGGAGGGGAAGAATTGATTGCTTGGGCCCTAAAAACATTCCAGACACATCAGACACCTTCAGCCACGTCCTGTCACAAGAGATGagagccctgcgggatttgacatctttctgaagGGCCTTTTGTTCCGCCAGGTATTTGGCCAGCGCTCAGCTTGACTCCCCTTctctttttgtataagaactaaTATGAACCAGTATTCTCACAGGCCCCTATAAGAACACAGTAAACAGTTGCGCCTGATGAacatttactgttcccaaccctaatcctgcagaaagccatctaattagattttaatttgatcccgacttgtttttaggaggtaatttaattattgtttgattttataccaatgttatatatttgatgttagccgccctgagcccagtctcggccagggagggcaggatacaaataaaaggttttttttaatcaccgtatttttcgctctttgccaacaaaggtcagtatagtaaaagctatggttttcccagtagtgatgtatggaagtgagagctggaccataaagaaggctgatcgccgaagaattgatgcttttgaattttggtgctggaggagactcttgagagtcccatggactgcaagaagatccaacctctccattctgaaggaaatcagccctgagtgctcactggaaggtcagatcctgaagctgaggctccaagactttggccacctcatgagaagagaagactccctgatgttgggaaagatggagggtgcaaggagaaggggacgacagaggacgagatggtgggacagtgttctcaaagcgaccagcatgagtttgaccaaactgcgggaggcagtggaagacaggagtgcctggcatgctctggtccagggggtcatgaagaggcggacacgactaaacgactcaacaaaaacaaccattttttgctccataagacgcacctagtttttggaagagaaaaacaagggaaaaaatattctgaatcccagaagccaggaaagCCAGCGAGATCGCAGCGCAGCAATcccactggctgtcctggcttatgggaaagccacgcgcagcctctcccggg is from Podarcis raffonei isolate rPodRaf1 chromosome 3, rPodRaf1.pri, whole genome shotgun sequence and encodes:
- the CCDC25 gene encoding coiled-coil domain-containing protein 25 isoform X2, encoding MEDIPKEVLIDCAHLVKANSIQGCKTNNVSIVYTSWANLKKTAEMDVGQIGFHNQKDVKSVTVEKRVNEILNRLEKTKVERFPDLAAEKESRDREERNEKKAQIQEMKRKEKEEVKKKKEMEELRSYSSLMKAENMSSNQDGNDSDDFM
- the CCDC25 gene encoding coiled-coil domain-containing protein 25 isoform X1, whose protein sequence is MVFYFTSNVVPGAAYTIYMGKDKYENEDLIKHGWPEDIWFHVDKLSSAHVYLRLHKGQTMEDIPKEVLIDCAHLVKANSIQGCKTNNVSIVYTSWANLKKTAEMDVGQIGFHNQKDVKSVTVEKRVNEILNRLEKTKVERFPDLAAEKESRDREERNEKKAQIQEMKRKEKEEVKKKKEMEELRSYSSLMKAENMSSNQDGNDSDDFM